One part of the Ziziphus jujuba cultivar Dongzao chromosome 2, ASM3175591v1 genome encodes these proteins:
- the LOC132800670 gene encoding uncharacterized protein At2g29880-like, which produces MVDAANRGWRDNNSVFSKLTVESKILPTLNEALGCNKNYSQYQSRLKWFKTHYQTFSQLMCFNSGFGWDATTQRFTATDEIWDNYFKSHPNQKHLRTDTFADFEDLKIAVGNGTAIGKNSIGLGDDTDAKIYGQDESTHGRIDDYVYDEINENATRVDLLEKLSHGLDSIGKIATEIRDNIGRYKALALIQKMGVKDAFLKMLPEERSEWISFNME; this is translated from the exons ATGGTTGATGCTGCTAATCGTGGATGGCGTGATAATAATAGTGTATTTAGCAAACTAACTGTAGAAAGTAAGATACTTCCTACGCTAAATGAAgcacttggatgtaataaaaattattctcAATATCAGAGTCGCTTGAAATGGTTTAAAACGCATTATCAAACATTTTCTCAACTCATGTGTTTCAACTCTGGTTTTGGATGGGATGCAACCACACAAAGATTCACTGCCACAGATGAAATATGGGATAATTACTTTAAG tcTCATCCAAACCAGAAACACCTTCGAACAGACACTTTTGCTGACTTTGAGGATTTAAAAATTGCTGTTGGAAATGGAACTGCCATTGGAAAAAACTCTATTGGATTGGGAGACGATACAGATGCAAAAATTTATGGACAAGATGAAAGTACACATGGTAGGATAGATGACTATGTATATGATGAGATTAACGAG AATGCCACTCGAGTTGATCTTCTAGAAAAACTTTCTCATGGTTTGGACTCGATTGGAAAAATTGCCACTGAAATTCGGG ATAACATTGGTCGCTATAAAGCACTTGCATTGATTCAGAAAATGGGAGTTAAAGATGCATTCTTGAAGATGTTACCTGAAGAGCGCTCAGAATGGATATCATTTAATATGGAATGA